The following coding sequences lie in one Funiculus sociatus GB2-C1 genomic window:
- a CDS encoding pentapeptide repeat-containing protein: MTKTKSLQEIEELIHLVVEAQTDDLFELAEISALNPAEDFAGADLSNIDLRGVNLSCFNLSDGNLSCSDLSGADLSHAIFSSADLSCANLSGVDLRGVDLRGANLSHADLSGADLSSVVDLSHANLSHAILGGAILNGAILIGANLKRAELIGVSLSSADLTGADLKGANLSRADLTGADLKGAIFSGAILNGAKVKNAEFGWNVGLGEEMRLELKRRGAIFEDSLAIAPTLVRRI, encoded by the coding sequence TGAAGAACTGATCCATCTGGTTGTAGAGGCACAAACTGATGATTTGTTTGAGCTTGCGGAAATTTCCGCTCTAAATCCTGCCGAAGATTTCGCAGGAGCCGACCTGAGCAATATCGATCTCCGTGGGGTCAATCTGAGCTGTTTCAACCTCAGCGATGGCAATTTGAGCTGTTCCGACCTCAGTGGTGCCGACCTGAGCCATGCTATTTTCAGTAGTGCCGATCTCAGTTGCGCCAACCTGAGTGGTGTGGATCTTCGGGGGGTGGATCTCCGGGGTGCCAACCTGAGCCATGCTGACCTGAGCGGTGCAGACTTGAGTAGTGTCGTCGATTTGAGCCATGCCAACCTGAGCCATGCTATCCTGGGCGGTGCCATCCTCAATGGTGCGATCTTGATTGGTGCTAACCTCAAGCGTGCTGAACTGATTGGTGTTTCTCTGAGTAGTGCTGACTTAACTGGTGCTGACCTGAAGGGTGCCAACCTGAGCCGTGCTGACTTAACTGGTGCTGACTTGAAGGGTGCCATCTTCAGTGGTGCTATCCTGAACGGTGCAAAAGTTAAGAATGCTGAATTTGGATGGAATGTAGGACTTGGTGAGGAGATGAGGCTGGAGTTGAAGCGGCGAGGAGCAATATTTGAGGATTCTTTAGCTATCGCTCCCACTTTAGTTAGGCGAATTTAA
- a CDS encoding TldD/PmbA family protein, with translation MGFNDLPQETLAEQLLDLALHSGAEAAEVYQSRSLSRPVFFEANRLKQLEIAQAEGTALRLWQNGRPGLAVAYGAVEAQALVDRAIAIAKLNPPETVELTDGTKGNYPDLGEVVQVEDLVSMGKEAIAIVRDAYPEVLCSSTWECESETTRFINSKGLDCRYTDTTLSCYLGAEWVRGDDILSVSDGQTQRDRLDPVALALQIVQRLSWSKENVSPPIGRVPVLFTAKAAEMLWGTVAAALNGKRVIEGASPWSDRLTEQVISEAITISQNPQSGPFSCPFDDEGTSTRELIFIKDGILQLFYTDRTTGRQLGSGTTGNGFRPGLGSYPTPELFNLLVGQGKGTLLDLMQKLDDGLVVDQMLGGGAGISGDFSVNVELGYRVQNGQVVGRVKDTMVAGNVYTALKQLVALGGDADWNDSIYTPSLIVEGLSVTGKVIS, from the coding sequence ATGGGTTTTAACGATTTGCCACAAGAGACTCTAGCAGAGCAGCTATTGGATCTAGCCTTGCACTCAGGAGCAGAAGCAGCGGAGGTTTATCAGTCGCGATCGCTATCTCGACCGGTATTTTTTGAAGCCAACCGACTCAAACAGCTAGAAATAGCTCAAGCAGAAGGCACAGCCCTGCGGCTGTGGCAAAATGGGCGTCCGGGGCTAGCCGTCGCCTATGGAGCGGTGGAAGCGCAAGCCTTGGTGGATCGGGCGATCGCGATCGCTAAGCTCAACCCACCAGAAACCGTGGAACTAACTGATGGTACTAAAGGCAACTATCCAGACTTGGGAGAGGTAGTACAAGTTGAGGATCTGGTGTCTATGGGCAAAGAAGCGATCGCCATTGTCCGAGACGCTTACCCAGAAGTCCTCTGTTCTAGCACCTGGGAATGCGAATCAGAAACTACACGATTTATCAACTCTAAAGGACTAGATTGCCGTTATACCGATACCACCCTCAGCTGTTATCTAGGAGCAGAGTGGGTGCGGGGGGATGATATTCTTAGTGTCAGCGATGGTCAAACCCAGCGGGACAGACTCGATCCAGTCGCGCTGGCTCTCCAAATTGTGCAGCGATTGAGTTGGTCTAAAGAAAACGTTTCCCCCCCCATCGGTCGCGTACCAGTGCTATTCACCGCCAAAGCAGCGGAAATGCTTTGGGGGACAGTTGCAGCTGCACTCAATGGCAAACGGGTAATCGAAGGTGCTTCCCCCTGGAGCGATCGCCTTACCGAACAGGTAATATCAGAAGCCATCACCATTTCCCAAAACCCGCAATCGGGGCCATTCAGCTGTCCTTTTGATGATGAAGGCACCAGCACACGGGAACTAATCTTTATAAAAGACGGCATTTTGCAACTATTTTACACCGATCGCACCACAGGGCGGCAGCTGGGCAGTGGCACCACAGGCAACGGGTTTCGCCCTGGTTTAGGCAGCTATCCCACACCAGAACTATTTAATTTGCTGGTTGGGCAAGGGAAGGGGACGCTGTTGGACTTAATGCAAAAATTGGATGATGGACTGGTGGTAGACCAGATGCTGGGCGGCGGTGCTGGTATTTCTGGCGACTTCTCGGTTAACGTTGAGCTAGGCTACCGCGTCCAGAACGGTCAGGTAGTCGGGCGAGTGAAAGATACTATGGTTGCGGGTAACGTCTACACAGCGCTGAAACAGTTAGTAGCACTGGGAGGCGATGCCGATTGGAACGATTCGATTTATACACCCTCTCTGATTGTAGAAGGGCTATCTGTCACCGGAAAAGTTATTAGTTAG
- a CDS encoding Tab2/Atab2 family RNA-binding protein has product MGTVWELDFYSRPILDENQKKIWELLVCESPLDTRTKPESLFRYAQFCPNNQVNSIWLRTTLEEAIASSKTGAPQKIRFFRRPMTKMIVKACDELGISAQLSRRTFSLYFWLQERMQEVYPKEPGYQLVAPNPSVQYQTQPPQPLPDALRGQQWAFVTLPAAEFEEMHEWDIGFGEAFPLIGATDTAPLAPQTPIPGVVIFSPRATPMAGWMSGIEPAFIKFSGGASPRLLLETGESNSWVLANLKDPKILEEAKNFEQAKQKAGMVHFLAFQSTPQTESFAGFWLLQELPVVK; this is encoded by the coding sequence ATGGGAACAGTTTGGGAATTAGATTTTTACTCTCGCCCGATTTTGGACGAGAATCAGAAAAAAATTTGGGAATTATTGGTGTGCGAGAGTCCTTTGGATACCCGCACAAAACCTGAGTCTTTGTTTCGTTATGCTCAGTTCTGCCCCAATAACCAGGTGAATTCGATATGGTTGCGGACGACCTTGGAGGAGGCGATCGCATCCTCCAAGACCGGCGCTCCCCAAAAAATCCGCTTTTTCCGCCGTCCGATGACCAAGATGATCGTCAAAGCCTGCGATGAATTGGGCATCTCAGCTCAACTTTCTCGCCGGACTTTTTCGCTGTATTTCTGGCTACAAGAGCGGATGCAGGAAGTTTATCCCAAAGAACCGGGCTATCAACTTGTTGCGCCTAATCCATCTGTGCAATACCAAACCCAGCCACCCCAGCCTCTACCAGATGCTTTGAGAGGTCAGCAGTGGGCGTTTGTAACGTTGCCTGCGGCGGAATTTGAGGAAATGCACGAGTGGGATATTGGCTTTGGGGAAGCTTTCCCGCTGATAGGTGCGACAGATACCGCACCCCTTGCGCCCCAAACGCCAATTCCTGGCGTGGTGATTTTTTCCCCTAGGGCGACACCAATGGCTGGCTGGATGTCTGGGATTGAACCAGCTTTTATCAAGTTCAGCGGTGGTGCGTCGCCTAGATTGTTATTGGAGACAGGGGAGAGTAATAGCTGGGTTCTGGCTAATCTCAAAGACCCAAAAATTCTGGAGGAAGCCAAAAACTTTGAGCAGGCTAAGCAAAAAGCGGGGATGGTGCATTTTTTAGCTTTTCAGTCCACCCCCCAGACAGAATCGTTTGCGGGGTTTTGGCTACTGCAAGAGTTGCCTGTAGTTAAGTAA
- the rtcA gene encoding RNA 3'-terminal phosphate cyclase, with the protein MIYIDSSYGEGGGQVLRTSLSLATITGQPIRIERIRAGRKKPGLAAQHLTGVRAAAAICNAQVQGDELGSTNLEFTPSYSVQAGKYTFDVSDAREGRSAGAVTLVLQTILLPLALARGDSQIILRGGTHVAYSPSLSYIEQVYLPILKRMGVQAEVRLHRWGWYPQGGGEVELHVSGGSTLSSINLLERGQLQEVRGLAVVTQLPSHIPQRMASRAENLLHEAHLKVTVRPLRERGVAPGAGIFLTAEYEDSLAGFGALGRLGLPADKVAEIACQELLNFHKTNAPVEEHLADQLLLPAALGSETSQYRVAEISTHLTTNAWVIHQFGIASITIDEVERVVTVTPNT; encoded by the coding sequence ATGATTTACATAGACAGCTCTTACGGCGAAGGCGGCGGACAAGTGTTACGCACTTCCCTCAGCCTTGCGACTATCACAGGTCAACCGATACGCATCGAACGCATTCGGGCGGGACGCAAAAAGCCCGGACTAGCTGCCCAACACCTTACAGGGGTACGGGCGGCGGCGGCAATTTGCAACGCCCAAGTACAGGGGGATGAGTTGGGTTCAACGAATTTAGAGTTTACCCCCAGTTACTCTGTTCAAGCTGGAAAATACACCTTTGATGTCAGCGACGCACGGGAAGGCCGATCGGCGGGTGCTGTCACTTTGGTTTTGCAGACTATCTTGCTGCCCTTAGCTCTCGCTCGCGGCGATTCGCAAATAATACTGCGCGGCGGCACTCATGTAGCATATAGTCCCTCACTCTCCTACATTGAGCAAGTTTACCTGCCCATCTTGAAACGAATGGGGGTGCAAGCTGAAGTAAGGCTACACCGTTGGGGATGGTATCCGCAAGGCGGCGGAGAAGTGGAACTCCACGTCAGCGGCGGTAGCACCCTCAGCAGCATTAATTTACTCGAACGAGGACAATTGCAGGAAGTGCGGGGTTTAGCTGTGGTGACACAACTGCCCTCCCACATTCCGCAACGGATGGCAAGCCGTGCAGAGAATTTGTTACACGAGGCACATCTGAAAGTTACGGTGCGTCCATTGCGAGAAAGGGGTGTTGCACCAGGAGCGGGTATTTTTCTCACAGCTGAGTATGAAGACAGTTTGGCTGGTTTTGGTGCCTTGGGGCGTTTGGGGTTGCCAGCTGATAAAGTAGCCGAAATAGCTTGTCAGGAGTTGCTGAATTTTCATAAAACTAATGCACCTGTTGAGGAGCATTTGGCGGATCAGTTGCTATTACCTGCGGCTTTGGGTTCCGAGACGAGTCAATACCGAGTAGCTGAGATTAGCACCCATTTAACTACCAATGCTTGGGTGATTCATCAGTTTGGCATTGCATCGATAACTATAGATGAAGTTGAGCGGGTGGTGACTGTAACACCCAACACTTAA